CACACAATCAACATAGGCTCTATGACCACTGCCCAGCCCCTCACCTGAGGAATCAGGTTCTTATGTACCCGCCTCAGCTTGGCCCGCTTCTGCCCGTTCTTGGTGACGATTGTCTCCTCATAGAACTCGTGAGCCAGATCCCCATCCTCGTCATAGAACATGGAGCTGTGCAGAGGAAGAGGGGAACAGGCTGGGCTGGAGCCCCAACCCAGTCATGGCAAATGCCATAGACCACAGCGAAGTATGCCCTCCCCCAAATGGGGAGGAACAACcttggtgggaggaagggaggttaGTATGCCTGGAGAATCCCTTGCTTAGGATCTGGGGTCTACTagaaggaagtggggagtggggtggtggCCAGTGCTACTCTGTCAGACTATGAGAAGAGAGGTCACACCAAAAAATCACTGGTTTGTTCAGCAAGAGTAGCCGTTCCATCAGGCCCTTGCCTTCACCCAGGGCTTCTAGAGTGGGCAAGATGGTGGCCTGGGCATGTTGGTCTCACTCCAGAAGACACTGCTGGCCCAGGGCCAAAGCCTGAGAGCAGATGCCTGAGCTAGGAGGGAGCCGAAAGGGAAAAAGCCTGCATCCTCCCCCATCCAGGTGGCTGATGCAGCCAAACTGCCACTGTTGGGGTCTCCCTAGTATCTACAGCCAGATCTCCAGCATCACCTGAGTGTCACTCCCCAGGGCCCATCACAGCCAGGTCAATCTAGTGCTCCTGTCTGGGccgcttgggggaggggggaggtcaGTGCTCCAGATCTGGGAAATATACCTGGGTGAGGGTCTTTTTCCCCAGGCCCCATCCCCAACGCTGGGGACCAGTCCGGCTTTCCCGGCCACTACCCAGAGACGTCCAACCCCACCAGTGTGGGGAACGGAAACAGACAAAACAGAGGGTCATTCTCCTCGAGGGAGaactgggggtgagggaggataGGAGCCTTCAGCTTGTAGGCTGGGATGGATGGGATGAAAGGAACAGGTTCTGAAGTCTCAGGGAGGTCCTATCTTAGCTTCACCGTGAGGAGGGCCTGCCCAGGGACAAGCCTCAGGTCCACCCTTCTCCTCGGGAGACCTCCAGAGCAGCCAGGCCGCCAGGAACCGACTGCTCGGCTTTCCCCACCCCTTGTTCCTCTGGGAGCCTGAAATATGGGAGCTGTCCTGACTCGGGTGTAGGGGATACAGCGGGGGGAGCGCCCCATGACGCGGGGCACCCAGCCGCCCGTCTTTCCTCCCGGGGGCGGAACCCCACGCCCTTACCCGCGGCGCGTGAATACGAAGGGGGGCACGACTCGGCCTCGCGGTCGCACCAAAGCTTGCTCAGCGACAGCCGCCTCCGGGCCGCCGCCCCCCGCCGCCGAGGCGAAGGGCCACAGGCCCCGAGCTTTGGAG
This is a stretch of genomic DNA from Balaenoptera musculus isolate JJ_BM4_2016_0621 chromosome 11, mBalMus1.pri.v3, whole genome shotgun sequence. It encodes these proteins:
- the TUSC2 gene encoding tumor suppressor candidate 2, giving the protein MGASGSKARGLWPFASAAGGGGPEAAVAEQALVRPRGRVVPPFVFTRRGSMFYDEDGDLAHEFYEETIVTKNGQKRAKLRRVHKNLIPQGIVKLDPPRIHVDFPVILYEV